A region of Flavobacterium album DNA encodes the following proteins:
- the ettA gene encoding energy-dependent translational throttle protein EttA has product MSDDKKVIFSMSRVGKTYPGAQKPVLKDIYLSFFYGAKIGILGLNGSGKSSLLKIIAGVDKNFQGDVVFAPGYTVGYLEQEPLLDESKTVIEVVREGVAETVALLDEFNKINDSFGDPEVYEDADKMQKLMDRQAELQDRIDASGAWELDTKLEIAMDALRTPEPDTPINVLSGGEKRRVALCRLLLQQPDVLLLDEPTNHLDAESVLWLEQHLQHYAGTVIAVTHDRYFLDNVAGWILELDRGEGIPWKGNYSSWLDQKSKRMEQEEKTASKRRKTLERELDWVRQGAKGRQTKQKARLQNYDRLLNEDQKELDEKLEIYIPNGPRLGTNVIEAKGVAKAYGDKLLYDNLNFTLPQAGIVGIIGPNGAGKTTIFRMIMGEQEPDKGEFTVGETVKIAYVDQSHSNIDPNKTIWENFCDGQELIMMGGRQVNSRAYLSRFNFSGSDQNKKVNTLSGGERNRLHLAITLKEEGNVLLLDEPTNDLDINTLRALEEGLENFAGCAVVISHDRWFLDRVCTHILAFEGNSEVYFFEGSFSEYEENKKKRLGGDLTPKRIKYKKLIRG; this is encoded by the coding sequence ATGTCAGACGATAAGAAAGTAATATTTTCAATGTCCCGTGTGGGCAAGACGTATCCGGGCGCACAAAAGCCGGTTTTAAAAGATATTTACCTGAGTTTTTTCTATGGTGCTAAAATTGGCATCCTGGGGCTTAACGGTTCGGGTAAATCGTCATTGCTTAAAATCATTGCCGGTGTAGATAAGAACTTCCAGGGCGATGTGGTTTTCGCACCGGGCTATACCGTAGGCTACCTGGAGCAGGAGCCATTGCTTGACGAAAGCAAAACAGTTATTGAAGTCGTTCGCGAAGGCGTGGCCGAAACGGTTGCACTCCTGGATGAGTTCAACAAGATAAATGACAGTTTTGGCGACCCTGAAGTATATGAGGATGCCGACAAAATGCAGAAGCTGATGGACCGCCAGGCCGAGCTGCAGGACAGGATCGATGCTTCGGGTGCGTGGGAACTTGATACCAAGCTGGAGATCGCTATGGATGCCCTTCGTACGCCGGAACCGGATACCCCAATAAATGTGCTTTCGGGTGGTGAGAAAAGGCGCGTGGCATTGTGCCGACTGTTGCTTCAGCAGCCGGATGTGCTTTTGCTTGACGAGCCTACCAACCACCTTGATGCCGAGAGCGTACTTTGGCTTGAGCAGCATTTGCAGCATTATGCGGGAACGGTTATCGCTGTAACGCACGACCGTTATTTCCTTGATAATGTAGCAGGATGGATATTGGAACTGGACAGGGGAGAAGGCATTCCGTGGAAAGGCAACTATTCCTCATGGCTTGACCAGAAATCGAAACGTATGGAGCAGGAAGAAAAAACAGCTTCCAAGCGCAGGAAAACCCTTGAGCGCGAACTTGACTGGGTACGCCAGGGAGCCAAAGGCCGCCAGACCAAACAGAAAGCGCGTCTGCAAAACTATGACAGGCTATTAAACGAAGACCAGAAAGAGCTTGACGAAAAGCTGGAAATATACATCCCGAACGGGCCAAGGCTGGGTACCAATGTTATCGAAGCCAAAGGCGTTGCTAAGGCTTACGGCGATAAATTGCTGTACGACAACCTAAACTTTACGCTGCCACAGGCGGGAATAGTAGGTATCATCGGGCCGAACGGTGCCGGTAAGACTACGATATTCAGGATGATCATGGGAGAGCAGGAGCCCGATAAAGGAGAATTTACCGTGGGTGAAACTGTAAAAATTGCTTACGTTGACCAGTCACACTCCAACATCGACCCTAATAAAACGATATGGGAAAACTTCTGCGACGGGCAGGAGCTTATCATGATGGGGGGCAGGCAGGTGAACTCACGTGCGTACCTGAGCCGTTTTAACTTTAGCGGAAGCGACCAGAATAAAAAGGTGAATACATTATCGGGAGGTGAGAGGAACAGGCTGCACCTTGCAATAACGCTGAAAGAAGAAGGTAACGTGCTGCTACTGGATGAGCCTACCAACGACCTTGACATCAATACGCTACGTGCGCTTGAGGAAGGTTTGGAAAACTTTGCAGGTTGTGCGGTAGTTATCTCCCACGACAGATGGTTCTTGGACAGGGTATGTACGCACATCCTTGCTTTTGAAGGCAACTCCGAAGTCTATTTCTTTGAAGGCAGTTTCTCGGAATATGAAGAGAACAAGAAAAAACGCCTTGGTGGTGACTTGACACCGAAGAGGATTAAATATAAAAAGCTTATAAGAGGATAA
- the aroC gene encoding chorismate synthase, with protein sequence MAGNTFGKLFRLTTFGESHGAAIGGVIDGCPPGLIVDMDAVQRDLDRRKPGQSAIVSQRKENDGVQFLSGIFEGKTTGAPIGFVVNNTNQKPEDYSHIKDVYRPSHADYTYDKKYGIRDYRGGGRSSARETISRVVGGAIAKQLMPDVKINAFVSSVGEIFIDKPYQALDFSLTESNAVRCPDLATAKKMEDYIKEIRKEGDTVGGTITCVLQNVPAGLGEPVFDKLHAELGKAMLSINAVKGFEYGSGFCGAKMKGSEHNDLFNPDGTTNSNLSGGIQGGISNGMDIYFRVAFKPVATIMQQQQTIDAHGKEVTMQGKGRHDPCVVPRAVPIVEAMAALVLADFLLQNKIYQD encoded by the coding sequence ATGGCGGGAAATACATTTGGGAAATTATTCAGGCTTACAACATTTGGGGAGTCGCACGGTGCGGCAATTGGCGGCGTTATAGATGGTTGCCCCCCCGGGCTTATTGTTGATATGGATGCTGTGCAACGCGACCTTGACAGGAGGAAACCGGGCCAGTCAGCAATTGTATCGCAACGGAAAGAAAATGATGGGGTGCAATTCCTTTCCGGTATTTTTGAAGGAAAGACTACCGGGGCACCGATAGGTTTTGTTGTAAATAATACTAACCAGAAACCTGAAGATTATTCGCATATAAAAGATGTCTACCGGCCTTCGCACGCGGATTATACCTATGATAAAAAGTATGGTATAAGAGACTATCGTGGTGGCGGGCGGAGTTCTGCGCGCGAAACGATAAGCAGGGTGGTAGGGGGCGCTATAGCAAAGCAGCTGATGCCGGATGTAAAGATCAATGCTTTTGTCTCATCGGTAGGAGAGATATTTATTGATAAGCCCTACCAGGCACTTGATTTTTCATTGACCGAAAGCAATGCTGTCCGTTGCCCTGACCTGGCTACTGCCAAAAAAATGGAAGACTATATTAAGGAGATACGAAAGGAGGGCGATACAGTAGGAGGGACCATAACCTGTGTTTTGCAAAATGTCCCGGCGGGGCTTGGAGAGCCGGTATTTGATAAGCTCCATGCAGAACTGGGTAAAGCTATGCTTTCTATAAATGCCGTAAAAGGCTTTGAATATGGCAGCGGTTTTTGCGGGGCAAAAATGAAAGGCAGTGAGCATAATGATCTTTTTAATCCTGACGGAACCACAAATTCGAACCTTTCCGGAGGTATCCAGGGTGGAATAAGTAACGGAATGGATATCTATTTCAGGGTGGCTTTTAAGCCGGTAGCTACGATAATGCAGCAGCAACAAACAATCGATGCCCATGGGAAAGAAGTAACCATGCAGGGAAAGGGGAGGCATGACCCATGTGTAGTACCCAGGGCAGTACCTATTGTTGAAGCGATGGCGGCATTGGTGCTGGCTGATTTTTTATTGCAAAATAAAATATACCAGGATTAA
- a CDS encoding helix-turn-helix domain-containing protein: MSSEIYTLPEDFNIGSADTMIYFYTNDRPSVKNKVVFTKNMLCLLQHGEKEVHNAAGKEIITNNEVLLLTAGSTLMTERTPIGKYEAILIFFGNQTLTDFCVKNKVAITEKAPSASIFKFSQDAFLKNFCRSLQLLKEQGNNSMYAFKVQEILGYISTSFPNVFNHFVARALSVNHGVKIKQIVEMNLHKGLTIEELAFLCNMSVSTFKRHFFSLYNMPPQKYFLQQKMVHAKVLLSLGKRPSEIYTELGYENLSAFSNEFKKHFGISPKQFQSENGREAKVFELPEQQLLEDIPATL; this comes from the coding sequence ATGAGCAGCGAAATTTACACTTTGCCGGAAGACTTCAACATTGGTTCTGCCGACACGATGATCTATTTTTATACCAATGACAGGCCTTCTGTAAAGAACAAGGTAGTATTTACCAAAAACATGCTTTGCCTGCTGCAGCATGGCGAAAAGGAAGTGCACAATGCTGCGGGAAAGGAGATTATTACCAATAACGAGGTACTGCTGCTCACGGCCGGAAGCACCTTAATGACCGAACGTACTCCGATAGGCAAATATGAAGCTATACTTATCTTCTTTGGCAACCAGACTCTAACCGATTTCTGCGTAAAGAACAAAGTTGCCATTACTGAAAAGGCGCCTTCTGCTTCCATCTTTAAATTTTCACAGGATGCATTCCTGAAAAACTTTTGCCGGTCATTGCAGCTTTTAAAAGAACAGGGGAACAACAGTATGTACGCTTTTAAGGTGCAGGAAATTTTGGGATATATCAGCACCTCTTTCCCCAACGTTTTTAATCATTTCGTTGCCCGGGCACTTTCGGTTAACCACGGCGTTAAGATTAAACAGATAGTTGAAATGAACCTGCATAAAGGGCTAACTATAGAAGAGCTTGCATTTTTGTGCAATATGAGCGTCTCAACATTCAAACGGCATTTTTTTTCTCTTTATAATATGCCTCCTCAAAAGTATTTTTTACAGCAGAAAATGGTACACGCAAAAGTACTTCTTTCGTTGGGAAAGCGCCCTTCCGAAATCTACACTGAGCTCGGTTATGAAAACCTTTCGGCATTCAGCAATGAATTTAAAAAGCATTTCGGCATATCGCCAAAGCAGTTCCAGTCTGAAAATGGACGGGAAGCAAAAGTTTTTGAGCTGCCTGAGCAACAATTGCTTGAGGACATTCCCGCAACTTTGTAA